From the genome of Capsicum annuum cultivar UCD-10X-F1 chromosome 4, UCD10Xv1.1, whole genome shotgun sequence:
TTTTCACTTGACGAATGTATTTTGAGTTTCGTGCATGATATATGACTGAACACGAATTTAGATCCAAAGTTCGTGGATTCAGAATGAGTATGATCATAAAATATGTATTcgtcttatttttttcatatgtacACAGTTTTTGATCGAGTTGAAAGCAATAAGTTTAGTTGAACCCCGTCTTAGATCTAAAAATGTATCTATATAACCGATTGACTAAGCGCCAAGTTTGGATACATCCATTTGAAATCAAATGCAACTCTGTCTTCCTCTTGTGTTTAGAACAGATATTTCATATTCGTATTGAAACATTTGTCTTCTCTTGTCCCTTGTCGAATTGTCAAGTTATAAATCCTTTTTTTCCAATGTGGTAGGTTAAGGAGATTCCGGAGACATTCTTGTCGATTAATCACTACATGAAGTCATTCATTACTCCACTTGTTGAAGAAACACATGCTGATTTGCTCTCAAACGTCGCCACAGTTTCACAAGCACCTGCAGTCGAGGTTCTTGATGTCAATGCATGGAAGCCTTCTAATCCTCCCAAAtgtttatattatgatattttgttgaatAGAGTTGTCGAGGGGAAGAAcattcaaagaaaatataaaccgGCAAATGGAGATTTGATTGCACTATCAGATGTGATGCCAACAAGAATCGATGATTTGAACAGTCCTAAGAGGTCTTATCTCATTGCAATAGTTGATAAGGTGAAACGTGAAGATCCATATCAGATACGTATTCTGTCTTCGCAGCCTATTCCATTTCAGAAAGAAGGAAACAAAAGGGGTGAACAAAGGGATGACAAGCTTTTTGTTGTGTATCTTTCTAATTTAACAACAAATCTTCGAATATGGGCTGCCTTGAACTCGTGTGAGGCAAATACAAACCTGAATATCATCAGAACTGTACTGAAAAGTAATCCAAATAGTGTAAGTAAAactcttttttcctctcttattctatttcgcTTGTAAGTTATATCGAGCCTGTGATTgtggttttgttttattttcgATATATGTATTGTTTGTTAAACATGTGTCGTTTACATGCAcatataaagaaaacttttgcAAAGCAATGTCGGATTACACCTCTTACTAAGGCGCTTCTATACCGCTGTTTACTCTTGTTCCTTTCATCTTTTGAGGTCAGTAAATTTTGATCGTGCGCAGGCTGCACTGGACTGCTCCCTTTGCTCCTCCACAGAATCTAAAACGAATACTGCTATATCAAATTCAAGGACCATTATTCAGTCCTTTGGGCTTGACAGTGCTCAACAAGAGGCTGTTCTGAGTTGTATTGCAACAAGAGAATGTTCCCACCGGAATACGGTTAAGCTCATTTGGGGTCCTCCAGGAACAGGAAAGACTAAAACAGTTGCCTCCTTACTTTACGTATTGTTAAAGATGAGATGTAGAACTTTGACATGTGCTCCTACAAACATAGCTGTGTTGGGAGTTACCAAGAGACTGGTACAACATGTGCGAGATGGTCTGGAATTCGACACGTATGGTTTAGGGGACATCATTTTATTCGGTAATGCTAAAAGAATGGAGATCGATGATCATGAAGATTTGTTTGATGTATTTCTTAATAATCGTGTTCGTACTCTTTCTTCCTGTTTGTCCCCTATGCATGGGAAAAGTCCTATCCAGTCCATGATATCTTTTCTTAAGGCTCCTATGAAGCAATACCAACAGTacttaagagaagaagaagtagtagaAAAGCATAGTACCAAAAAGTCGCGGAAAAAGATTGTCGTAAAAACCTTAAAAAAGAACAAGAATAAGGCATCGAAGGATAAAAGAAGTTCTGAAACGAGGAATAACAAGGCTGATGTTGTTGGGGAAACCCCGAATGAAGGTGAGACAAGTGAAGAAGGAGCGAGCGTTTGGACATTTGAGGAGTTTGTTATCAACAGATTCAAACGGATACAAATACATTTGACATATTGTTTGACGGGCTTGTACACACATCTGCCTACTTCTTTCCTTCCGCTCGAAGTAGCTAAGGAAATGGTTAGACTTTGTAAGATGCTTCAAACTCTTGAAACATTGTTTGGTTCTGTGGTTGCATGTGAGGGGTTTAAAGAAGTTCTGCTTGGTATTATTTTGTCAAGGAATAAGGCGAGACGTTTTGCTTATCTGTATGCAACTAAAAAAGGATGCCTTAAATTACTGAAATTTCTCAATGAGAGTCTCTCTATTCCCAGTCTCAAATATGATTATCAAATTCGAAGTTTTTGTCTAAAAGGTGCGCGCTTGATTTTCTGCACTGCTTTTAGCTCATCAAAATTGTATACAAAGGGAATGACTCCAATGGAGATTGTGGTAATTGATGAAGCTGCTCAGCTGAAAGAATGTGAATCCACTATTCCGTTACAACTCCCTGGTCTCCGCCATGCTATACTCATCGGAGATGAGAAACAATTGCCCGCTATGGTTCAAAGCAAGGTTTTCAAATTTTTCTGTGTTTAAATTACATCATTTCTCTTTTAGAATTTACAGTCAGTGTCCGTTTTATACAGATCTGCGAGAAGGCTGAGTTCGGGAGGAGCTTATTCGAGAGGCTGGTAATTCTAGGACACAAGAAGCACCTTCTTAATGTTCAATATCGGATGCATCCGAAAATAAGTTTGTTCCCAAATAGCCAGTTCTATGAGAAGAAAATTACGGATGGTCCTAATGTTACAGCAGCATTATATGAGAAGAGATTTCTTAAAGGAGATATTTTCGGCTCCTATTCATTCATTAATGTAAG
Proteins encoded in this window:
- the LOC107868279 gene encoding uncharacterized protein LOC107868279, whose amino-acid sequence is MANTTKKKTEKTIPGIVGLVFSWSLKDVLNKDLYKDKVKEIPETFLSINHYMKSFITPLVEETHADLLSNVATVSQAPAVEVLDVNAWKPSNPPKCLYYDILLNRVVEGKNIQRKYKPANGDLIALSDVMPTRIDDLNSPKRSYLIAIVDKVKREDPYQIRILSSQPIPFQKEGNKRGEQRDDKLFVVYLSNLTTNLRIWAALNSCEANTNLNIIRTVLKSNPNSAALDCSLCSSTESKTNTAISNSRTIIQSFGLDSAQQEAVLSCIATRECSHRNTVKLIWGPPGTGKTKTVASLLYVLLKMRCRTLTCAPTNIAVLGVTKRLVQHVRDGLEFDTYGLGDIILFGNAKRMEIDDHEDLFDVFLNNRVRTLSSCLSPMHGKSPIQSMISFLKAPMKQYQQYLREEEVVEKHSTKKSRKKIVVKTLKKNKNKASKDKRSSETRNNKADVVGETPNEGETSEEGASVWTFEEFVINRFKRIQIHLTYCLTGLYTHLPTSFLPLEVAKEMVRLCKMLQTLETLFGSVVACEGFKEVLLGIILSRNKARRFAYLYATKKGCLKLLKFLNESLSIPSLKYDYQIRSFCLKGARLIFCTAFSSSKLYTKGMTPMEIVVIDEAAQLKECESTIPLQLPGLRHAILIGDEKQLPAMVQSKICEKAEFGRSLFERLVILGHKKHLLNVQYRMHPKISLFPNSQFYEKKITDGPNVTAALYEKRFLKGDIFGSYSFINVSRGKEELDDHQSTRNMAEVRLVAEIVANLHRESVSSKHKVRVGCISPYKAQVFAIQQTLGKRYSTDVRSHFSVNVRSVDGFQGGEEDVIIISTVRCNGSGSIGFLSNIQRANVALTRARYCLWILGNATTLVNSGSIWTNIVIDAKARGCYFDVTNDKRLSQANLSATIELGQIDTLLRMDSSLFKTAKWKVVFGENFSKSIARIKDPEISKEVISLLVKLSSGWRKSEKNRMLSNKGGNSSALLEVYNVKQLKLIWTIDILQQNSTHIQVLKIWDIIPAYLIPNLAKDLDILFGRYTVDMMNRCICRRVERNLVLPMTWPNYENAVSRTTSAHDDRDQTLARQLSAMSLTDKPGSSRSSNNFHKSNLKKGGKSKAVWQTVSDQSTN